A window of the Methanoregula sp. genome harbors these coding sequences:
- a CDS encoding ATP-binding cassette domain-containing protein produces MSSIILEARDIRYRYPRGMEAICGISFHIRKKEKIALVGPNGAGKSTLLTMFNGMIRPDSGVMLFDDQPIRYDTVSLRMLRKRVGFVLQNPDRQIIAPTVYQDVAFGPTNLGYSEANVKEAVSTALRHVGLEGFERRPPHQLSGGEKKRVAIAGVLAMDPDMLVFDEPTSGLDPSGSEDIMELLDELNHEGKTIIISTHDVELAYPWADRAILMTDGKILHEDIPEVAFGNLKSVRTAHLSLPTLLELHMELQKRGFLLPGKKPRTVLDMMHCIETLFEKTRAQNQHGMITVCNVDLDCQEYLSEWISMHNGICTGAMGTRAKQCAENSRIHLDFTYGVIDKCILKALLGEDSLILTTESMVKRVYQRVDAYCLESGVHIPVHQLTPPPKILNEKNGSVP; encoded by the coding sequence ATGAGCAGCATCATACTTGAAGCCCGCGATATCCGTTATCGTTACCCGCGGGGAATGGAAGCAATCTGTGGTATCAGTTTCCATATCCGTAAAAAAGAGAAGATTGCTCTTGTCGGTCCCAATGGTGCTGGGAAATCCACGCTCCTGACTATGTTCAATGGCATGATACGCCCGGACTCTGGAGTTATGCTCTTTGATGATCAGCCAATCCGTTATGATACTGTATCGTTAAGGATGCTGCGAAAACGCGTAGGGTTTGTCCTCCAGAACCCGGACCGCCAGATTATTGCCCCGACCGTGTACCAGGATGTGGCATTCGGGCCGACAAATCTCGGGTATAGTGAAGCCAATGTAAAAGAGGCCGTGTCAACTGCGCTCCGGCATGTCGGGCTTGAGGGATTTGAACGCCGCCCCCCACACCAGTTATCCGGCGGAGAGAAGAAACGGGTGGCAATTGCCGGGGTGCTGGCAATGGACCCGGATATGCTTGTCTTTGATGAACCCACCAGCGGTCTCGATCCGTCAGGATCAGAAGATATTATGGAACTACTCGATGAATTGAATCATGAAGGCAAGACCATCATCATTTCCACCCATGATGTTGAACTCGCGTACCCGTGGGCAGATCGCGCTATCCTGATGACTGATGGAAAAATCCTTCATGAAGATATTCCTGAAGTAGCGTTTGGCAATCTTAAATCCGTTCGCACGGCTCACTTATCCCTTCCGACTCTCCTTGAATTGCACATGGAACTCCAGAAAAGGGGTTTTTTACTACCCGGGAAAAAACCCCGTACGGTGCTGGATATGATGCACTGCATCGAAACGTTATTTGAAAAAACCAGAGCACAAAACCAGCACGGCATGATTACCGTATGCAATGTTGATCTGGATTGCCAGGAATATCTGTCGGAATGGATATCGATGCATAACGGAATTTGTACAGGTGCCATGGGCACACGGGCAAAGCAGTGTGCGGAAAATTCCCGGATTCATCTGGATTTTACTTATGGCGTTATAGACAAATGTATTCTCAAAGCCCTGTTGGGAGAGGATTCCCTAATACTCACAACGGAGAGCATGGTCAAACGCGTGTACCAGAGAGTGGATGCATATTGCCTGGAAAGTGGAGTTCATATTCCTGTACATCAACTCACACCACCGCCAAAAATACTCAATGAAAAAAACGGAAGCGTGCCATGA
- the cbiQ gene encoding cobalt ECF transporter T component CbiQ, with the protein MFEELLEDIAQKNGLREVNAYLKLAAGIGAILLCLFSTSYIAPLFIAVILTATILILARVDAKTYSELFIFPLWFAIMSVAGIVLITGGQDIFWRWDILPGFSLSITRESINQGMFVFCRVIGGMSAMCFIALTTPMTDIFIVLRQCRIPEVVIDLMMIIYRSIFILIDQVIQIYQAQVMRLGYSTLKESIHSFASLCGAAFIASWDAGDDLIRAMDARCYDGKFALLGENRPVEKIPCLAVAIFLTLSAAVVIVSGTITII; encoded by the coding sequence ATGTTTGAGGAACTTCTGGAAGATATTGCCCAGAAGAACGGACTCCGTGAGGTAAATGCATACCTGAAACTGGCAGCCGGTATTGGGGCAATCCTTCTCTGTCTTTTCTCAACGAGTTATATTGCTCCGCTTTTTATTGCCGTTATTCTCACCGCAACAATTCTTATCCTGGCACGGGTGGATGCAAAAACCTATTCAGAGCTCTTTATTTTTCCTCTCTGGTTTGCTATAATGAGTGTAGCCGGCATCGTTCTCATCACAGGTGGACAGGATATATTCTGGAGATGGGATATCCTGCCCGGGTTCTCATTATCCATCACCCGGGAAAGCATAAATCAGGGCATGTTTGTCTTCTGTCGGGTGATTGGCGGAATGTCTGCAATGTGTTTTATTGCCCTGACAACTCCCATGACAGATATCTTCATTGTGTTACGCCAGTGCAGGATTCCCGAAGTTGTAATTGACCTGATGATGATCATCTACCGGTCCATCTTCATCCTCATCGACCAGGTTATCCAGATTTACCAGGCACAAGTCATGCGTCTTGGCTATTCCACGTTAAAGGAATCCATACACTCGTTTGCATCGCTCTGTGGGGCTGCATTTATTGCCAGCTGGGATGCCGGGGATGACCTTATTCGGGCAATGGATGCCCGATGTTATGACGGGAAATTTGCCCTGCTGGGGGAAAACCGGCCTGTCGAAAAAATTCCCTGTCTTGCAGTAGCGATATTTCTTACGCTTTCTGCCGCTGTTGTGATTGTATCAGGAACTATCACGATAATTTAA
- a CDS encoding energy-coupling factor ABC transporter substrate-binding protein codes for MRFNYSLEVLTVIAIFAFCAIFLYTSSTMSGAEFSGSDNVGSGLIAKLSGTPVEKFQPLIPQWEPPSKEIESCLFAFQAAIGGILVGGVFGFWIGQKKKA; via the coding sequence ATGAGATTCAATTATTCACTTGAAGTCCTGACCGTGATTGCGATTTTTGCATTCTGTGCAATATTTCTATACACGAGTTCAACAATGAGCGGGGCAGAATTTTCCGGCTCCGATAATGTCGGATCAGGACTCATCGCAAAACTTTCCGGTACACCAGTGGAAAAATTCCAACCACTGATCCCCCAGTGGGAACCGCCAAGCAAAGAGATCGAGTCCTGCCTGTTTGCATTCCAGGCTGCCATAGGTGGGATTCTTGTTGGCGGTGTATTCGGTTTCTGGATTGGACAGAAAAAGAAAGCATAA
- a CDS encoding energy-coupling factor ABC transporter permease — translation MHIMEGFLPWQWCLVWWIVALPCLLLGIFQLKKILATDREALPLLGVTGGFIFILSSLKLPSVTGSCSHPTGTGLSTISFGPWITAVVCAIVLLFQSMFLAHGGLSVLGANIVSMGIIGPLVGYALYRILRDTSVNIYITVFLVTALADIFTYITTSLELALAYPAETGGFVSSFVLFLSIFAITQIPLAIVEGIVLALVFKYIVALKPDILIRLKIFSEEKINAARNEIS, via the coding sequence ATGCACATTATGGAAGGGTTCTTACCGTGGCAATGGTGTCTGGTGTGGTGGATTGTTGCTCTGCCCTGCCTCCTGCTCGGAATATTTCAGTTGAAAAAAATCCTTGCAACTGACCGGGAGGCACTTCCCCTGCTCGGGGTTACGGGAGGATTTATCTTTATCCTGTCATCCTTGAAACTTCCTTCCGTTACCGGCAGTTGTTCACATCCCACCGGAACAGGACTCTCAACTATTTCCTTTGGACCATGGATCACCGCAGTTGTCTGCGCAATCGTTCTCCTGTTCCAGAGCATGTTTCTCGCACACGGGGGGTTGTCGGTTCTTGGTGCTAATATCGTATCCATGGGAATTATCGGACCTCTGGTTGGGTATGCGTTATACCGGATCCTGAGGGATACTTCTGTCAATATCTACATTACCGTATTCCTGGTAACTGCCCTGGCCGATATATTTACCTATATAACAACATCACTAGAACTTGCACTCGCATACCCTGCAGAGACCGGGGGATTTGTCAGCTCATTTGTCCTTTTCCTGAGCATATTTGCCATTACGCAGATTCCCCTTGCGATTGTCGAAGGTATTGTCCTTGCCCTGGTGTTCAAATATATCGTAGCCCTCAAACCGGATATCCTGATCCGGCTGAAAATCTTCTCTGAAGAAAAAATCAATGCTGCACGGAATGAGATCTCATGA
- a CDS encoding S-layer protein, producing the protein MAGSPELSAYISGTNEFSPGTEVQMTVVIENTGLNEFKFVDSGIVDRDDQPNTAKFLTVRLEPGNAPLVIKSETQMLGDLKGASSVNAVFTTKINADAPAGTYNLPLDVTYTYLQTADQYGVDTIQYSYKTINESVTIPIKIKPEVSIDVLSAVPEHLNVGTEGYINMKIKNTGSDNGSKSIVKITRNGNSPIIPTDSSVYIGDFPPGSTVDCRYKVSVSTDAQKQTYPIDVTVVYEDNEGDFVTSRSDTVGVPVGGKADFAVTSPPSEMNPGNKKVIKVEYKNTGDTTVKSAQARISAVDPFTSNDDIAYIGDLKPGESRTVSYVMSVDRSATIKEYGLDSEIRYRDELDNTYISDTMKVKVDVTAPTGATAILSNPIYLSIIVAIIIGAVYLVYHFRKKK; encoded by the coding sequence ATGGCTGGCAGTCCTGAGTTGTCAGCATATATTTCTGGTACCAACGAGTTCAGTCCGGGTACTGAGGTCCAGATGACCGTTGTTATTGAAAATACCGGGCTCAATGAATTCAAATTTGTCGATTCTGGCATCGTTGATCGCGATGATCAGCCAAATACCGCAAAGTTCCTGACCGTCAGGTTAGAACCCGGAAATGCCCCCCTTGTCATCAAATCCGAAACCCAGATGCTGGGCGATCTTAAAGGAGCGAGCAGTGTAAATGCCGTCTTCACAACCAAGATCAATGCAGATGCACCTGCTGGAACTTACAATCTGCCGCTCGATGTAACTTATACTTACCTCCAGACTGCCGACCAATATGGCGTTGATACAATACAGTACTCTTATAAAACAATTAACGAATCAGTCACTATCCCCATAAAAATTAAACCGGAGGTTTCAATTGATGTCCTTTCAGCAGTTCCGGAGCACCTGAACGTAGGAACTGAAGGGTACATCAACATGAAAATAAAAAATACAGGATCCGACAACGGTTCTAAATCTATTGTAAAAATTACCAGAAATGGTAATAGTCCCATCATCCCAACCGATAGTAGTGTGTATATCGGAGATTTTCCTCCTGGCAGCACCGTGGATTGCCGGTATAAAGTATCCGTTTCCACGGATGCGCAAAAACAAACTTATCCAATTGATGTTACCGTTGTGTATGAGGATAATGAAGGGGACTTTGTTACCTCCCGTAGTGATACAGTTGGGGTACCTGTTGGGGGAAAAGCAGATTTTGCGGTGACATCACCTCCTTCTGAAATGAATCCCGGAAATAAAAAAGTTATTAAGGTCGAATATAAAAATACCGGAGATACCACGGTAAAAAGTGCGCAGGCACGGATAAGTGCGGTTGATCCCTTTACCAGCAATGATGATATTGCCTATATCGGCGACCTGAAACCCGGCGAATCCCGGACTGTGTCGTATGTCATGAGCGTTGATCGTTCAGCAACCATCAAGGAATATGGTCTTGACTCGGAAATACGGTACCGGGATGAACTCGACAATACGTATATCTCCGATACTATGAAAGTGAAAGTGGATGTAACCGCTCCCACCGGTGCAACTGCCATTCTCTCCAACCCGATCTATCTCTCAATTATCGTTGCAATTATTATTGGTGCAGTCTACTTAGTTTATCATTTCCGGAAGAAAAAATAA
- a CDS encoding PAS domain-containing protein has translation MSITEIARALNKNKHSVGHYLGILQVSGHVQMRNYGKAKVFSLASRVPLDSIIGYTNNMILILDEEERIIRINDPFLAFIQQSREEILGSRFSSLKVIGSSAEGFIKQVQQSLKKGIFDSEIGIIKPTPRFYYQKILPTVFDDGKQGMIIILEDITVKKTAEQALHSSEEKFRLMAENLQDGILIYNNGRFLYANDRVEEIFGYSHDELSTLTPQDLAAPEDRGRVKKNIDDCLISRNVPSDLRFWIIRKDCTRRYIYSRIISVEHDNSILHYIIITDITEWKHAQDALENQLGFLQHIIDMFPSPLFYMDTHGRYLGCNRSFSRAIGKSFSEIAGKTCHEILDPEDTQILTSHNDDLLKKPGMLIYSGNITLSGRTQHTITIQKSTLSTKDGVPAGIVGFILSTKEN, from the coding sequence ATGAGTATCACAGAAATTGCACGCGCACTTAACAAGAACAAACATTCGGTGGGGCACTATCTCGGGATCCTGCAAGTTTCCGGTCATGTCCAGATGCGTAATTATGGAAAAGCAAAAGTTTTCTCTCTCGCATCCCGGGTTCCTTTGGATTCCATAATAGGTTACACTAATAATATGATTCTTATTCTCGATGAAGAAGAACGTATTATCCGGATCAATGATCCATTCCTTGCGTTTATTCAACAATCACGGGAAGAAATTCTGGGAAGCCGATTTTCCTCGCTAAAAGTAATAGGATCATCGGCGGAAGGATTTATTAAGCAGGTACAGCAATCATTGAAAAAAGGGATTTTCGATTCGGAGATTGGGATCATAAAACCAACACCCCGGTTTTATTACCAGAAGATTCTTCCTACCGTTTTCGATGACGGTAAACAAGGAATGATCATTATCCTTGAAGATATTACGGTAAAAAAAACTGCCGAACAGGCTTTGCATTCAAGTGAAGAGAAGTTCCGCCTGATGGCAGAAAATCTTCAGGATGGTATTTTAATTTACAACAATGGCAGGTTTCTTTATGCAAATGATCGAGTAGAAGAGATCTTCGGGTACTCCCATGATGAGTTATCAACACTTACCCCCCAGGATCTTGCTGCCCCGGAAGATCGAGGACGGGTCAAAAAGAATATTGATGACTGTCTTATTTCCCGGAATGTGCCGTCTGATCTCAGGTTCTGGATTATCAGGAAAGATTGCACACGGCGTTATATCTACAGCCGTATTATATCAGTAGAACACGATAACTCGATTTTGCATTATATTATAATTACTGATATCACTGAGTGGAAGCACGCACAGGATGCACTTGAAAACCAGCTGGGCTTTTTACAGCATATAATCGATATGTTTCCCAGCCCGTTATTTTATATGGATACTCATGGCAGGTACCTGGGTTGTAACCGGTCCTTTTCCCGGGCTATCGGCAAGAGTTTTTCTGAGATTGCCGGAAAAACCTGTCATGAAATCCTTGATCCAGAAGATACCCAGATCTTGACTTCTCATAATGATGATCTCTTGAAAAAACCGGGTATGCTGATATACTCAGGCAATATTACCCTTTCCGGTAGAACGCAGCACACAATCACAATTCAGAAATCCACCCTCTCTACAAAAGACGGGGTCCCGGCTGGAATAGTTGGATTTATCCTGTCCACCAAGGAAAATTAA
- a CDS encoding ArdC-like ssDNA-binding domain-containing protein, with protein sequence MKAADVKAQINERIIKALSEGKIPWLKPWTENGPRNLFSSRSYTGLNRLILGLSPYPLPFWATYRQYLAAGLQVQKGEHGHGIIYAGRTVKTETKTDKNGKETENKKQIRFLKAFVVFNVAQTDYIEQGYKLPDVKENAHLLGCDAVIHDYTGRENITITAGDRAAFLPQMDRITIPDICQFRTSEHYYATMFHECVHSTGPRLDRFKRTDPVCFGSDTYGREELVAEIGSAYLAALTGIDSSAIVQNQAAYLQNWATAIKADADLVMYAAGRAEKAADFMIGAPAPVPASASGTDAVEGVTA encoded by the coding sequence ATGAAAGCCGCTGATGTAAAAGCACAGATCAACGAACGAATTATAAAAGCCCTCTCTGAAGGCAAAATTCCCTGGCTGAAACCGTGGACCGAAAACGGCCCGCGAAATCTTTTCAGCAGCAGATCATACACCGGGCTTAACCGGTTAATTCTCGGGCTCAGTCCCTACCCTCTTCCTTTTTGGGCAACCTACCGGCAGTATCTCGCCGCAGGGTTACAGGTCCAGAAGGGCGAACACGGCCACGGGATTATCTACGCGGGCCGGACCGTAAAGACCGAGACAAAGACGGATAAGAACGGCAAAGAGACGGAGAACAAAAAACAAATCCGGTTTCTGAAAGCCTTCGTTGTTTTCAACGTCGCACAGACCGATTACATAGAGCAGGGGTACAAACTCCCCGATGTGAAGGAGAACGCTCACCTTCTCGGATGCGATGCGGTCATTCATGACTACACAGGCCGGGAAAATATAACAATCACCGCAGGAGATCGGGCCGCATTCCTCCCGCAGATGGATAGGATCACCATCCCGGATATCTGCCAGTTCAGAACATCCGAGCACTATTACGCCACGATGTTTCATGAGTGCGTCCACTCCACCGGGCCACGGCTCGACCGGTTCAAGCGGACCGATCCGGTCTGCTTCGGTTCCGACACCTACGGGCGCGAGGAACTGGTCGCCGAGATCGGGAGCGCTTACCTGGCAGCTCTCACCGGTATTGATTCATCGGCGATTGTCCAGAATCAGGCAGCCTATCTCCAGAACTGGGCGACAGCGATCAAGGCGGATGCCGATCTCGTGATGTATGCAGCAGGCAGGGCAGAGAAGGCAGCGGATTTTATGATCGGGGCTCCGGCCCCGGTCCCTGCCAGCGCCAGCGGGACCGATGCGGTGGAAGGGGTGACGGCATGA
- a CDS encoding DUF6876 family protein, protein MGLRSAAERDPSRGTGAGAMIAALDLKSSLSHFTGTSRYIRDPFTGLMHTDGIGHLADRAEAHWLLSDIGAVFGHHPKVKEMPFQLWALVVDEDRKAILTCREDCDMPAIYEQNYEYTDFPVGTWKMYLVDGVLMLPSEY, encoded by the coding sequence ATGGGTCTGCGATCCGCTGCCGAGCGGGATCCCAGCAGAGGCACAGGGGCGGGAGCGATGATCGCAGCATTGGATCTAAAATCCTCCCTCTCCCATTTTACCGGGACTTCCCGGTACATCCGCGACCCGTTCACCGGTCTGATGCACACGGACGGGATCGGGCACCTGGCCGACCGTGCGGAGGCACACTGGCTGCTCTCCGATATCGGCGCTGTCTTCGGGCATCACCCGAAAGTCAAAGAAATGCCGTTTCAGTTGTGGGCGCTCGTTGTCGATGAGGATCGAAAAGCGATCCTGACCTGCCGGGAAGATTGCGATATGCCGGCGATCTACGAGCAGAACTACGAGTACACGGATTTCCCGGTCGGGACCTGGAAGATGTACCTTGTCGATGGTGTGCTTATGCTGCCATCGGAGTACTGA
- a CDS encoding winged helix-turn-helix domain-containing protein — protein sequence MKSKPKKASSSKTARMAKIVNNQFDSVNRNILKIISERKEISIQDLAVEIDLNPKNVAVRANKLQDEGLIIKYKGSKNNKAFVKWVGGVPALEDDLESSTKNHITGALLVESYDSMICDPFSPFSLIFENHCWEVIENFAEGLNDLELSQRLGKATSLDTIRRIMIISSTHNIISIKTIRNSAGKDISALFEPLYKIEKVNKQYMQYLTLIRGLASAMSYKLEGKASDNSIHPFAPILDLNEQIFELFSDIVLSVKQPEDRDILTKSLKNYDFAQDLDRLYKQENWRLKLKNSSVVSLDSKSDNIIISKDFFNDSKNKILKGMK from the coding sequence ATGAAGTCTAAACCAAAAAAAGCAAGCAGCTCTAAGACAGCCCGAATGGCAAAAATAGTGAACAATCAGTTTGATTCTGTTAATAGAAATATATTAAAGATAATCTCCGAGAGAAAAGAAATCTCTATTCAGGATTTAGCTGTTGAAATAGATCTTAATCCCAAAAATGTTGCTGTCAGGGCAAATAAACTTCAAGATGAGGGACTTATAATAAAATATAAAGGAAGCAAAAATAATAAAGCCTTTGTTAAATGGGTTGGTGGGGTTCCTGCCTTAGAAGACGATCTGGAATCTTCGACGAAAAATCATATTACTGGCGCACTACTGGTAGAAAGTTACGATTCAATGATATGTGATCCGTTTTCACCCTTCTCCTTAATTTTTGAAAATCATTGTTGGGAGGTAATAGAGAATTTCGCAGAGGGACTTAACGATCTCGAATTATCTCAACGGTTAGGTAAAGCTACATCATTAGATACAATTCGAAGAATCATGATTATCAGTTCAACCCACAACATAATTTCTATAAAAACAATTCGTAATTCTGCCGGCAAAGATATTTCCGCACTTTTTGAGCCTTTATATAAAATTGAAAAAGTTAATAAACAATATATGCAGTATTTAACGCTGATTCGGGGTTTGGCGTCAGCTATGAGTTATAAATTAGAGGGAAAGGCATCTGACAACTCTATTCATCCATTCGCACCTATTCTTGATCTGAATGAGCAAATTTTTGAATTATTCTCTGATATTGTATTGTCAGTAAAACAACCTGAAGACAGAGATATTCTTACGAAATCCCTCAAAAATTACGATTTTGCTCAGGATCTTGATCGACTATACAAACAAGAGAATTGGAGATTGAAATTAAAAAATTCTTCAGTTGTCTCACTTGATTCAAAATCTGATAATATTATCATCTCTAAAGATTTTTTTAACGATTCCAAAAATAAAATCCTTAAGGGGATGAAATGA